GGTAAAGAGCTGTAGACCAGCAGCTTGGACTGATTTTTGTGTTAAGTGTCTCTAGTTCTTACGCAAAAGCCCAGTTAAATCAGATTAACAGTCAGCTTGAAAACAAAGTTCTTCATGCTCTGTCTCCCTCAttgttaaaacagaaacaacatgTTTGTGAAGGAGTCAGCATAATGATTAAAATTTTCCAACGACTTTACCTACAATGCTATAATAATGCAAAACACttcttttattgtttgtatACTAAAAATTGGTACTCATATACTTTACTGTTACCACAACCAACAAATACATAATCAGAGTTATGGGAATTTTCAACTTTTAAGTTTTCAACTTCCAGTGTGTGGCCACATGTACATGTTATAACATTAGAGCTTTGGAGAAAAATTGCTGGGAATCTGTATCTGAAGAATTTTCAAGGTAAAGGCTTTATAATTTTGGAAGATAGATGGGTTGTGCACTATTTCTTCTGGCGTATTTCTTCTTATTAAATGCAGAGATCGTGCACGTCCTTTGAGCGTAAAGTGAGTACTGTCCATTGCTTTCAGTTAGCAAAGAATTATGATACATGAAGCAGATGTCATCACAGCAAGCATTGACTGGCTTGGTTGGCTTGGGTTTATGTACATTGAAATCAGTTTTGGACCATGTTGCTCAGCTGCTGAACTTTGCTAGGCCTTTCTGAATGCcttattgtctttatttttggtGAACTTCAAACTTTTTTATATCTTGCATGTCACTGAAGTGTTAGGAAACAAAACTCTGAGTTATGGTGAAGAGCTAATAAGTGCAAAAAAGACAAGTGGTTTTTATGCTGTTTTCCCTTTGACTTGACATCTTGCTGGCCTGTCCCCTTACATTTTTTGATCATCCCAAAATCAatacagaattttgttttgataGCAAGGCTTCAGTTGTTAGGCTTCTCCCATTGTGGTGTGTTTAAGGAAGGTAATGAAGGTGCACGTACTGTAGTGAAAAGTAAATGTCCATAAAAGAGGGTAAACTGAACAAATCTCAAAGCTGTGGCAAACACTTGAATGAAATCTAGTGTGACTATGTATTAAACATTTGTACATAAGTAAAATGTGTGTGTAGGCATTCTCTGTCCAGaagttttacattaaaaatgccaGATAACTTTTACTGTGAAGTGAATATCAGTATGGATAGATGACTTCTCACGTAAAGCAATTTTATTTGCAGGTGACAGTTGGAGTTTATGATCCGTGTAATTTATCCCACTATCCAGGGTGGCCACTGAGAAATTTCCTGATCCTGGCAGCCCACAAATGGTatctattttattctttcccaCAAAGATTGTGTATTGGTTGATAGCAAATTAGGCATTTTTCTCCCCATGGCACTTTGCTCATATCACCCACCTGAGTTTTAACTTTTAACCTTGACAGGACTCACCTTCAGTAATTCTGATTTTGCTGCTATTCTGTTTTTTACTTCTGTCAGTCACAAGTTCCTGTTATTCCTAATCCTCATATGCATGCCTGTACCTGGAAATACATGCTTCAGACCCCTCTACCTGTTTCAAATCCTGTTTAAagtattctgtgattttatgtaATTAAACAGTGCCAAGTAATAATAGACTtgaattttgaaaatcagaTACTCTTAGGTTTTCTGGTAGTGTTCCTTCTTGAATTTTTTGTTGGGAAGAAGTTGAGAAGACAGGACATAGTTTTACACTctgatatttgaaaaaaagtatCATTTAAAGTATGGTATAAAATTGGATTGCTGTAACAAAAGTGTAATTAAGTTGCATTTTCTCAGTTTTGACTTTTACATTGTATTACAAAGCACACAACAGGGAGAAGAAATACTCAGTTAGGTATGGTGTTTTCTGGGCTGCTGGCTGAACTGCAGCATAGAAGATGTGTAAGTGCCCAGAAGGCTTTACACATTCTGAGATTCAGAGGTGTTCAGGCACTAAAGTTCTGATTGTTTGAATTGAGGATTTGAATCATAAGGATGAAAAATGATACTATATGAAGAACTGAGAGGATCTTGCTTGTGCCATGGCAAAGTACATCATGTCACAAATTTATACAATGCTGCCGGACAAACTGCATGTTTGGAGGATTAAAAAGCAGGGAAGCAATAGAGCACACGTCAGGTGACATGACGTACTTTGCCATGGCACAAGCAAGGTCCTCTTAGTTCTTGATATAGTATCATTTTTCGTCTTTATGATTCAAAGAGACTAAACCTGTGTGAAATAGTGTTTAAAAGAAGTCCCTTTCCTATTAAAGAAATTGCATGTCTctatttatccttttttttcaatgacAGGGGCAGCATTCTCAAGTCAGTTGAAGTGCTCTGCTTCAGAGATAGGACCATGCAAGGAGTGAGAGACATAACACACAGCattatctttgaaataaaacttccGGAGGGAGTCCTTGGCCCAGgtaatccattttaaaaaagaaaaattatttcccattttttttcctccctcctcaaTCACtgtaaagatggaaaaaagacaTTAATACTACTAAGTCATTGCTTATGCTAAGTTATTTCAAATggattttaaattgtttgaatTTCTGTTAAACGTCTATAAAGGAAATGGTTCcttcttcaaaaaagaaagaagagagcatgttctcttttaatttttttcctccttaaatcgtgtttctaattaaaaaaaaaaaaaaagaaaagtcctcCTGGTGTCATATGAAATACAAAACCCAGGAAATTagtctctttttccttgttaaatTTGTACACAGTCCCTCAGCTAGAAAAAATGCATATGATAGTGAATTCATGTGATGCAaactttctgtttctaaaatggTAGAAGCCTGCTACAGAGTGGAATTGTTTCTTCAATCCCATAGTGAGGTAGGcagatgtattttaaagcaataaacTTTTAACGTTAGAACATAGACTTAATTTCTGTGTACAGGACAGTATAACAAAATTTCTCTACTTCGCCCAAGAAGTTCTGAATGCTTTATATATCATCTTTGTGAATTGTTTAATTATTATATAATTAGGATATATAATTCTCTACTGAATTTACAGGTGGGGTCTAGGAAACATGAAGAGATGATTGAACTTGGCAGAATTTACTGAGTTCTGAATGATGAATTTACTGAGTTCTGAACATAGCAGTCTGTTTAACGTTAAAGATCCGGAGGCTTGATGAGGTTTGAAGCAAGCTGAAGAGGCAGAGATAGCATTGGACACCTGAGAGTAAAGCACTTCTCCAAGAAGCAGTGCTTTTGGTTGATGTAAAACAGCAAAATCTGTGTAGCAATGTATGctaggtttttaaaatacagattatttACTTAAAGGTTTAGAATTTCTTAGTTTTTTTCAACAAGGTTAAATccaacaaagattttttttttctatcctgTGATATTAAGgccttcattctttcttttcttctttcttcccgTTTCTTTTAATATGTCAAACAGATTGTCCAAAAGCTGTTGGATGGGAGAAAAACCAAAAGGGAGGCATGGGTCCAAGGATGGTGAATCTCAGTGAATGCATGGATCCAAAAAGGTTTGTTTATTATCTTTTAACTTTCTATAGTTTTCTTTACTTGAGCTTAAGTCATAACAAGTTGAACTGTGAAATGCAAGGACTATCTGTCTCTGTTAGGTAAGAATATACGGTAACACATATACTGTATATTGTTTGGACAATCCTGTTGGAGGTAAGGACCTTAGTAGAGCAGAGTGCACTGCATGCAGCAGAAGGGTTTGCAATTTTTGACTCTAGCTTAAAATTTCAGAtgcattatatttaaaaccaaGTGGAATGAAGGTCATAGTGATACAGGCCTGTGCTTTTTATTGAATTCAATAACCTGCAGGTTGTtaaatgttatgaaaataagcatggagaaagttgaaataaaagtaattacTTTGTTGGGGAAACAAAAGAACATTCAGAGGTGtgttgctgtttattttgtggTATAGGTTAGCAGAATCATCAGTGGATCTTAATTTGAAATTGATGTGCTGGCGGTTGGTGCCTACTCTTGATCTGGAAAAAATCGTGTCTGCCAAGTGTCTGCTGCTAGGAGCTGGTACGCTGGGTTGTAGTGTTGCAAGGACCTTGATGGTAAGTCCTGAGTTGATCTTAAAAATCATCTGCTGTTCCTTAGAACttctaaatgatttttttttgagcagctGCCATGGGCACGTAACAGAAAAGTTGTATTCCTCTGTATTAAAGTACACATAATACATATTAGTTGATATTATAAATTGCGGGGAAGAGGTAAGATCTGTAGCCAATGGAAATAACGTGAAGTTCTGCTAATAGTAGAATAGCAGCTAGTAAGAGAACCTTAGCAGAATAgtaatttgttttgaatttacATAAAAAAAGCTTGAACAAGAAATTCTGGAACAAATTATAAAGCTAATATGATCAAATTCGCAGTGAAGCACTTGAAGTAAATAACTATGCTGATATTTGCTTTCAGGGTTGTTTATCACATCCCACGGAATTCAGTAGGGTTTTGAGGGATTACTGCTAAGTGATATATTTGGACAGACCaaattttctgttctcctgATTCAGCGCAAGTACAAGGTTGTTGCTGTGAATAGCTTCAAAAGCTTTTGTAGCTTGATCTTTCtagaaaaatcagacaaaacTCCTCATAAGTTTCTGGCATTACTCAAAAGTATATGGCTAAGCCCCTTGTACTTAtcattatttaaattactttcttctttaggGCTGGGGAGTCCGGAAGATTACATTTGTGGACAATGCAAAGATCTCCTACTCCAACCCAGTACGACAGCCACTGTATGAGTTTGAAGACTGTCTTAGTGGTGGGAAGTCTAAGGCACTTGCAGCAGCAGACAGACTGCAGAAAATCTTCCCAGGAGTGGTAAGATCAGTATTTATAATGTGTTAATACGTTCCTTGGAAGAGAAGCGGTGACTTTAAATAACTATTCCAAGTTCTAGTAATTATGCATTATTATGAGTGGGAAAAACACTACACAGGTGTTACATTGGTTACAGACAAATCTATAAGCATTTTACTTCAAGTACTCCATACCTGTTAAACTTTATTGAgacaataaatatttgtaataatgaaatataattaagGATCATCTGAATCATCCTGTTGCTCATTGAtggtgaaataaaattttttcctgtctagTATATCCTAAGGAACTTTCAGTACTGGCTGCTTTTAATACTGTGTTTTCCCACTCTGCTCTTCAGTGTGAGTTTAGACACATTGGTCATCTATTATGGGAGCAGAAAGTCTTGAAGGCAGTAATAAATGTATAGTTGACATTTTCTATTATGTTTTACACCCAAAATTTGCAATCTTATTTAAGCTGGTTTTCTACATGAGGCAAATACTTAATCTTTAACTGGTTATGCTGCTGTTGGAATGAAATGACCTAGGGGTCTATAGATTGCTGTAGATGGACATTTTGCGCTACAAATAATCAGTAATGTAGTACAAGTAAAAGAAACACGTTTACTTGTAAAACTGAAAGTTggtttttctgttggttttgcccaGAATAACTTAATAGCAGCAAGTATTGATTGGAAACTGGCTTTGCATAGAAGTGTAATACAGAGTATTAAGATGATGTAAGAGGGCTTTCTtctctgcatttgttttcttcaaaaactaAGGAAACTGAATCAGATCCAGAAAAGGGAATTAGTTTGTAGCAGCCTTGAGAAGATATCAGTGTTGCCCTTTGACCAAAGTACTCCTATTTTAGGGAGCCTGGTGGTAATACTATCAAAATGAAGTAgttgaaaggaaacaaaagataagactgaatttttatgttgttttggAAGCTTTATGTTGAAAGACCTTCTTTGACTCCAGGGATGTGCATCATAAGAACATTATTCAGTGTCCATGTTCAAACATGCCTCGTTAtcaatgctgaaaaaaagtagatttaaaaaaaaccccttacaaatatttgcagttcTTTTAGTTTCATCCTTCATTTTGGGGAAGAATTGATATGGCCTATAATTTCAGCATAGACACACTCTCAGCTTGCTCTATCatgaacaaaattttttttatactcaTTGGCATGTGATAGAAGTCACTCAACTGTTTATAGTTTTTGCTTTGGAATTGAGACTGTCTTAGAATTGCTAGCTATAGTTACCAGAGCTCAGCTGGCAAACAGTATCTTAACCACTTAGTGTAATAAAAGTGAGTTATGTATACTTACTATgcaattctgtatttaaaatgccaCTGATTATGTTACTAGTCATAGTATTATTAAGAGTTATGAACAGTGGAATATAGATCTGTTATGCTGTCGATGATCAGTGTTGTGAACAAGCTTTACAGAAGATAGTTTCCAAAAATTTTTGGGTTCGTTTAATTTGACCCAAGgattgctctgtttttttgtcctgtttttaTCTGTGTTGGTCCTATTAGTGTCATTATTTATGAAATCAGTATTGGTACTAAGTGGTAATTCAATATATTGaatatcttttttaaagtaagtttgTGATTTTAATACTCTGTGGGATAgtaactaaatattttattttggataaTTTGAAGGCATTTGAAATCTTCTGTTAGTATGAAGGTTCTTGTCTTAAAATCTAAGTCCTTCTGTGAGCAGTCAGGCAAAATTCTTTTTGTCATATGGAGACTCGCTGAGATTTTGGAGTTCTGTGGAATGAATGAGATCTGTCTTTGGGGATATATGCACATCTACTCCTCCTTCAAATAATATGTGTGTGCCATCGCAAGGTACCCTTGTAGCTCTTTTTGCCGGTGTTTGACTGCAAAAGTGTGTACCTCAGCCACTTTTGCTGGTCActggtgtctttttttccaagggacagttattcaaataaaattgaAGCTATTGAAGCTGCTAGACTTGTATGTATTGCTACAGCTACAGTCACTGGAAGGAGTAAGATTTTAGTATTCTACAAACCTTTTTAACATATTTCCGTGCAGCTAGTGTTCAACGTAtttgtttacttgtttgttttagttttttgagaaaaaaatgacctCTGAAGTCACCAACAGTGTCAGTTATCTTATAAGTTAGCACTTGTATGCAGTACAGGGGCTTAACAAATTATCCATAAATACATTACTCATATACATCATGGATTAAGTTTTATGTTCCTGCCACAGCTTTTTGGAGGAGATAGTAACAGTGAAGGTAAAACCTCCTCCAGTAATTGTGCAATGTCTGTGCTGGTGATGCAGAACCCAGGCTGTCCTTGCTGGGACACAGTGGAGCTGCCCTGTTGACAGCATACTAGGTCACTGCGGACTCTACACTTTTCCCCTTGGAGGTGGTGGGGTTGGAGGGGagatggaaggggaaaaaaaaaagggacatcCTTTGTTGTGGTTAATGCAGATATTACccaaattaatttccccaagctgctatatatatatctatctctTTTTATATTCAGGGATATTTGTGATGTATAGAATGTATGCTTCACCCTTCTCGTAATTTGGTTCACCTGGATTTATGAGTTGTGCCTGTAATTGGTTTATACAAAAGCATGTTCCACCAatgttcctttcctctcttcccatgTAATTTTATGTTTGGTTCATCTAGCTTTtaaattttagcttttaaattGTTAGTTGCTTACAGCACAGCGACAAGCAAGGAGACTTTGGCAAGGCCTATGCTTCTGTAACATATATGAAGGATCCATTATTCTCTTACAGCAGATGGCTGACAGATTGTGTTAACGTATTTCCAAATGAGTGAGTTAATTGTTTGCATTGTATATGCTTATTTGGCTCCTTAGCCGTTTTCTGCTCAATATGACTTGCCCAAATAGAGAGTTGGAAGAGGCATATGTTTCTGCAATAAGAACAGGCTCTTTCAGCGTAGTGCAAGCCTCCAGACATCCAAGTGCTGGAGTAACAAGTCtcagaagtgatttttctccTATATCAAGTTCACATATGGCTGGTTGAATTACATGAAAATCATTTGAGACTATTGTTTTTCTCATAAAGACTTTAAAACAAGGAGGACAATGTGTGATACTTCGCATCTGTCTTACTGTAAGTGAGTCGATACTCGATGTCAGGAATATAAACTACATCCCATGAACGTTGTTTGGGAAGTGGCTGCAAAGATAATCCAGGACAAAGATTTTATCTAAGTTTAACAGCATCATAATCATATGTAAGATCTGTCTGCTTTTGTAGTGATGTTTGTTACCTCTGGGATTAGGGGCAGTTCAGCTATCTTCTTGTGGTGATTTGCCAGACCTAATAAGACCTTCTGAGAGACTGAGCTTGTTAGTTCAGACCCAGAGCCACGTGAACATGGCTGGTCTGCTCTCATGGCCCAAACCTGGTGCGTTCGCATAAATGTAGCAGCTGAGACTGCCATCCTCTCAGAAACTTCAGCACTGTGCTTTAGTGCACAGCACTGATATACAGAGAGATGTAAAGAATAAAGTTGCCATTCGCCAAACAGTCATTGAATTTGTACTCTACAATTTTGTATTGAACTTTATAATAATTCTATTCAGTCATAAGTTTATCTGTTTAATATGTTGTTTTGTGTCTGTCTCCATCTAGAGTTCAGAAGGCTATAACATGAGCATCCCTATGCCAGGCCACCCAGtgaatttttctgaagtaaCAATGGCACAGGCTCGGAAGGATGTGGCTAAACTTGAAGAGCTTATTGATGCTCATGATGTTGTTTTCCTACTAATGGACACTAGAGAGAGTCGATGGCTTCCTGCTGTcattgcagccagcaagaggAAGGTATTGTACCATACCTTGATAATATCCTTGTCACTGTATTTCAGCTCTTGCATATCAACCAGCTGTGTGTACCTAAAAGAACTTTATGGGAAATTGAAATATTTGACCAATCTTTTGTGATTGTGCagaaattttttcttgttttccgTAGCCTCAAAGATTCTGTATAAGGCAAAAAGAGAATgttgaagagaggaaaaagaaacttgtaTCACAGAGTGATaaaggttgaaagagacctctggaagaGATCTGGTCCAACTCCCTGTTCAAAATAGCGCCAACTTACAGCATGTTGCTCAGGGTCTTGTCAGTCAGTATCTTTTGAGGATCTCCCAGGGTACACATTTCATAGTAATACTAAGAGAATTTCATAGTAAGAGAATCATAGTAAGGAGGACTAGACATTACAGTAATGATTGACTGATAGGGGGTGTGAATTGTAGAAACTTGTCTGAAaccatgttttcaaaatatatctcaaaagtgaaaaattagaAAGTAAGAAGTATGCCAGCACTTTTTTGGTCAAAAGTTaacttttgggtttttcttaTTGCCTTATTGGAAAACATACTGTTGTGCTGAGCCAATTCATCCAAATTCTGCCCGTGACACTTAGGTAGCATTGAACACTTCAGCTATTTCTGTAGCTTAGGAGTAATATCCTCTCAttacaggcagagaaaaatgaGACAGCTGCAGTATGTGAAATTAAGATTCTGAattcttatattaaaaaaaatagtatctgAAGCTTTATAGATTATACTCTGTATACGATATCAGTAAGACTGTATGCATAACTGCTTAGGTAGTCAAAATGTTAAAACATCTTTTGTGGTCAGTAAACAGATCTGGTCAGATGAACCAGATTAAGAAATGAAACATAAGCTTAACAAAATTTTTCCAAGAGAGTCACAAAAGCACATGGGGAGAAGATTTTgagccatttttttcctgttctacaAATCTGACTGAGGATTAGGTATGAATGATAGAGCCGTTACTTTTCTGTGAGTTTTATTCTTGAAGACAGTGTGGCATCCAAACTTTTCCTGTGAAAGAATATTCTAAATTACACAGGATTCTGGAAGCAGCATCTTTCTCCAAATTAATGCACTGTTGAAAATACGGTTTTGCTGAAGAATCTAAATTATCCAGAACACTTACTTCCCTTGCTATCATGATGTAGACTTTAGTAAAACAGTCTCAGGTAGTCTTGATATTTCTTAATCCATTTAAGAATTGTGCAGTTCCATGTTTGCTCAGTTAAAATAGCACAgaatcagaaaaagcaaatattaagCTTTTAACATGTCAGCTTAACCACAGTGCACATCCTGTGTATTTTATGGTATAAATACAATGATGTCCATAGCAATTTATTAAGTTGTGAAATTAACACAAgagagtaaaagaaaacatacatgtGACACAGCTGAGTCAATGTTGTTATATGAtctttgatttttgtatttcctgacttctgtgatttttcagctATGACAGCTCTCGTTTCCTAATAGTTCTTAGttgtttgtggtttcttttgtatgtttgtatttatttccaaaaaaaaaggacagtagaaaggagagagaatgcAGGTTTGTGGTATTTGCGAACTAGTTCTATCTTAGAAATTCCAAGTATATTCCCCTTTCTCCTGAAGTTTGCATTCATGTGAACTTAATTAAACTTCCTCTGCACCTCCTTTgcaagcaggtttttttccagatcaaaCAGTTCCctcatttttttaagctaagatcttaaatcattttcatttctttcttattcaaAATAGATTTCTGATCCTGAGCAATAGGCCTGTATGTCTTTGTAGCTCAAATGAACTTCCCTTTGCCAGTGAACTACACTGCCAGTGAAAAGATCAGGGTGGACTTCACTTCAGATGTAACTGAGTGTATGTAACTTGATAACTTAATCAGTTCCTACTTAATCCTACAGTCTTTTCTACAGTTTGCACCTGTGGTCTTTCAGTAATCTtttatctgtttaaaaacagcacagaaattacATAAAAAGAGTAAGTTTGCAGAGCTGAGTATTGAAACTGGAAAGTGCCAGCCTGCTATGTCATATGTGTGATGGTTGGTAGTTGTAAGCAGTATGTGCAGTTTTCTATGCAGCCCCCTGCCTGGTTCAATCAGGACAGGGTTGTTTTAATGACCTCTGAAACTTTTCCCCCCACGTTTGCTTAGCTAGCAGTCCCCCACTGTATTTGCCTTAGAGTGTTCTAATTTGTACTTTGAGGACAActtttgtaatttctttgttACAGTTCTCTGATATTCAGTGGCATAGTGTGCCTAACTACATCACAGTTACTTGACTTTCATAGATCACTTTGATGTGAGATGGAGTTCTCCGTCACTGAATAAGCACAGCACTGAGATCTCAAGACAGCCAAACTGAAGTGCTCAGTATCTGCTTTTCAATGTTCTTCATGTTGATAAGCATTTAATGAGAGCTCGACTTCAAACGTGTATTTGTGTGACAACTGCAAATCTAAAGTACTGCTGCACTTTGGACCCCAAGGTCTCAAAACAG
This Nyctibius grandis isolate bNycGra1 chromosome 29, bNycGra1.pri, whole genome shotgun sequence DNA region includes the following protein-coding sequences:
- the ATG7 gene encoding ubiquitin-like modifier-activating enzyme ATG7 isoform X1, producing the protein MVSLLKKWDGFFQDQGGKVTVGVYDPCNLSHYPGWPLRNFLILAAHKWGSILKSVEVLCFRDRTMQGVRDITHSIIFEIKLPEGVLGPDCPKAVGWEKNQKGGMGPRMVNLSECMDPKRLAESSVDLNLKLMCWRLVPTLDLEKIVSAKCLLLGAGTLGCSVARTLMGWGVRKITFVDNAKISYSNPVRQPLYEFEDCLSGGKSKALAAADRLQKIFPGVSSEGYNMSIPMPGHPVNFSEVTMAQARKDVAKLEELIDAHDVVFLLMDTRESRWLPAVIAASKRKLVINAALGFDTFVVMRHGLKKPKQQESGDSCFSNASGSSDLLGSSLFSNIPGYKLGCYFCNDVVAPGDSTRDRTLDQQCTVSRPGLAMIAGALAVELMVSVLQHPEGGYAVASSSDDRMNEPPTSLGLVPHQIRGFLSRFDNVLPVSLAFDKCTACSTKVLDQYEREGFNFLAKVFNSSHSFLEDLTGLTLLHQETQAAEIWDMSDDETV